From Sceloporus undulatus isolate JIND9_A2432 ecotype Alabama chromosome 6, SceUnd_v1.1, whole genome shotgun sequence, one genomic window encodes:
- the LOC121933865 gene encoding vomeronasal type-2 receptor 26-like, which produces MLVFIGFGLLLLLPQAVCEVPNSKCLAGDPLTIRHKYYQLGDFIVGAIISQIYIPSDGIIFKIHPSQNLGDELMLFTHIYQHIQALVFAIKEINENLLILPNITLGFLIYNNNCRPELTSQASLELLSTQGRFIPNYRSDFHNNLVAVIGGPHSDICHDMSTILSIYKIPQLIYSPSPVINKSPQSVLLHDTSPNATIQSMGILQLLLHFRWMWIGVASEDNDEGDRFVQNLLPIFPQYGICFDFIKKLPKVTYSTDIGERAEEGFQAFNNIIKSTASVVVLHGAVQSMVIFQTLVQISIFEDIPVKKLWIMTAQMDFMSISFQWNSDLQFLHGALSFASHSTEVAGFQKFLQMKDPTLEKEDAFLVDLWQQVFNCSFSSSAIENTDRNICIGQEKLETLPNSIFDTRMTAHSYSIYNVIHAVAHALHDMQSSTLVHRRMISRKSWKLPNWQSWQLHHFLRRVSFNNSVGEKISFDQNGELIAGFDIINWVTFINRSFLKVKVGGIGPDKMLTLFEDSITWPKVFNQAQPLSVCNEDCNSGYERTKKEGKPFCCYDCLPCPKGKISDQTDVDDCFQCPADHYANNDQDACIPKKLSFLSYKEPLGIALAICALLFSSITAAVLGTFIKFHDTPIIKANNESLSYTLLVSLLLCFLCTFLFIGQPEKLICLLRQTAFGVIFSVCVSCVLAKTILVVLVFKANRPGSKMQKWVGKGLAISIVLLCSLIQATICTVWLISSPPFLDVDMHSATENIIVECNEGSLTMFLCVLSYMGFLATVSFTVAFLARKLPDSFHEAKSITFSMLVFCSVWLSFVPAYLSIRGKYMVAVEIFSILASSAGLLVFIFFPKCYIIVLRPELNKKESFKKKIHPAL; this is translated from the exons GCTATTCACTCATATCTACCAACACATCCAGGCTTTAGTATTTGCtataaaggaaataaatgaaaatctCCTGATCCTCCCCAACATCACTTTGGGTTTCCTGATCTATAACAATAATTGTCGCCCAGAACTGACCTCTCAAGCTTCATTGGAGCTTCTCTCAACACAAGGCAGATTCATCCCTAACTATAGAAGTGATTTCCATAACAACCTGGTAGCAGTCATTGGAGGACCTCACTCTGATATCTGTCATGATATGTCAACCATCCTGAGCATCTACAAGATTCCACAG cTCATATACAGCCCTTCACCAGTGATTAATAAGTCACCCCAGTCTGTTCTCTTACATGATACGTCCCCAAATGCGACCATTCAATCTATGGGAATTCTTCAGCTGTTGCTTCATTTCAGATGGATGTGGATTGGGGTTGCATCTGAAGATAATGATGAAGGAGACAGGTTTGTGCAGAATCTGCTTCCTATATTTCCCCAGTATGGTATCTGTTTTGACTTCATAAAGAAGCTACCTAAAGTCACTTATTCAACTGACATTGGTGAAAGAGCAGAGGAGGGCTTTCAAGCATTTAATAATATTATAAAGAGTACTGCAAGtgttgtagttttacatggtgcAGTTCAGTCCATGGTCATTTTTCAAACGCTTGTCCAAATATCAATATTTGAAGATATACCAGTGAAAAAGCTCTGGATTATGACAGCCCAGATGGATTTCATGTCCATTTCCTTCCAATGGAATTCTGACTTACAGTTCCTTCATGGAGCTTTATCTTTTGCAAGTCATTCAACGGAGGTGGCTGGATTCCAGAAATTTCTTCAGATGAAGGATCCTACTCTAGAAAAAGAAGATGCTTTTCTGGTGGACCTTTGGCAACAGGTATTTAATTGCTCATTCTCCAGTTCTGCCATAGAAAATACAGACAGAAACATCTGCATTGGACAGGAGAAGCTGGAGACTCTTCCCAACTCTATCTTTGATACAAGAATGACTGCCCACAGTTACAGCATCTACAATGTTATTCATGCTGTGGCCCATGCTCTGCATGACATGCAGTCATCCACATTGGTGCACAGAAGAATGATAAGTAGAAAGAGCTGGAAGCTTCCAAACTGGCAATCCTGGCAG CTCCACCATTTTCTCAGAAGGGTATCATTTAACAATAGTGTCGGAGAAAAGATTTCCTTTGACCAAAATGGAGAACTAATCGCTGGATTTGATATTATAAACTGGGTGACTTTTATAAACCGATCCTTTCTCAAAGTCAAAGTTGGAGGAATAGGCCCAGATAAAATGCTGACTCTTTTTGAGGATTCCATCACGTGGCCAAAGGTGTTTAACCAG GCACAGCCCCTTTCTGTGTGTAATGAAGATTGCAATTCAGGTTATGAAAGgacaaagaaggaagggaagccaTTTTGTTGTTATGATTGTCTTCCATGCCCGAAAGGAAAGATTTCAGATCAGACAG ACGTGGATGACTGTTTTCAGTGCCCAGCAGACCATTACGCAAACAATGACCAGGATGCATGCATTCCAAAAAAGTTAAGCTTCTTGTCTTATAAAGAACCTTTGGGGATCGCTTTGGCCATTTGTGCTCTACTGTTTTCTTCCATCACAGCTGCAGTGCTAGGAACCTTTATAAAGTTCCACGACACACCCATCATCAAAGCCAACAACGAGAGCCTCTCCTACACTCTTCtagtctccctcctcctctgcttcctttgCACTTTTCTATTCATTGGCCAACCTGAGAAACTGATATGTCTCCTTCGACAAACTGCTTTTGGTGTcatattctctgtgtgtgtttcctgTGTGTTGGCTAAAACCATCTTGGTTGTTCTGGTTTTCAAGGCTAACAGGCCTGGGTCCAAGATGCAGAAATGGGTGGGAAAGGGACTGGCCATTTCCATTGTTCTTCTCTGTTCTTTGATTCAGGCCACCATTTGTACTGTGTGGCTGATAAGTTCTCCTCCATTCTTGGATGTGGACATGCATTCAGCAACTGAAAATATTATTGTGGAATGTAACGAAGGGTCATTGACCATGTTTCTTTGTGTCCTGAGTTACATGGGCTTCCTGGCCACTGTAAGCTTCACTGTGGCTTTCCTAGCCAGAAAGCTACCAGACAGTTTCCACGAAGCTAAATCTATTACCTTCAGCATGCTGGTCTTCTGCAGTGTATGGCTGTCTTTTGTTCCAGCCTACCTGAGCATAAGGGGGAAATACATGGTGGCAGTAGAAATCTTCtctatcttggcttccagtgctGGGTTACTAGTTTTTATCTTTTTCCCCAAATGCTACATCATTGTGCTAAGGCCTGAGCTTAATAAAAAggagagctttaaaaagaaaatccacccTGCTCTATAG